CTTTTTCCGGTTCGATGTAGGGCAGTGATTGGGCAAGGTCGCTCATCTGACTGTCGGCGGATTCGTTCAGTTCGTGTAACGCCATTGCCAGTGAAACAGCGTTGGCGGCGAACCATGCCAAGAGCAGTCCGCTGCCGATATAGAGTATCAGGCGTTTGCGGATAGAAGTTTCGGGCGGAAGCTTTTTAAACATGGAACGACCTTTTTGTGCAAGGGGGCTGTTTCTTCAATTTTTGCGTTTTCAGACGACCTTAAGGCATTTCTCCGAGTTGGTAACCCAATCCGCGCTTGGTTTGAATCACGGATGAACCGATTTTTTTGCGCAGGTTGTGGATATGCACTTCGACCGCGTTGCTTTCAACTTCTTGATCCCAGCCGTATAGTTTGTCTTCGATTTGGGCGCGGCTGATGATGTGTTTCGGATTGGCGACCAGCATTTCCAGCAGCCGCCATTCGCGCGCGGTCAGGTTCAGCGGCTTGCCGCCGAGTGTGGCGGTTTGGGCGGAGGTATCCAAATACAGGCTGCCGAAGGTCAGGCCGCTGTCGCTGCGTCCGTGGCTGCGGCGCACCAAGGCATTCAGCCGTGCTTCAAGTTCTTCCAATGCGAAGGGTTTGCACAGGTAATCGTCCGCGCCGCTGTTCAACCCGGTCAGGCGGTCGGGCAGCGCATCGCGTGCCGTCAGAATCAGCACGGGTAGCGTCAGACCTTGTTTGCGCCAGTGCCGCAATATTTCTATGCCATCGATGTTCGGCAGACCCAAATCCAACACCGCCGCATCATAAGGCGCAGCCAGTGGTGCGGACTGTCCTTGAGCGCCATCTGAAAACCAGTCCACCACCATACCGAGCTTTTTCAGCCCGGCGGCAATACCGTCGCCGATGTGCGGGTCGTCTTCCACCAGCAGGATACGCATAAAGATACTCCTGTTTGTTCGGATAAATGCAGTGAATTCAAATCAAGACGCTCTATCCTGCCATTTCCCGCCTTCGCAAGAAAAGGCATGGCGAAAACCAGGTGCCTCTATTTTAATTGGCTCTATATGATATGGATTGTATAGCGGATTGGCTTGAAACTCGTTTTGTTGTACTGCCTTGCTTCAAAACAATATTGTAAGGCAGTGTCGTCTGAAAACCAAAGTCGGGATGGCAATGGAACATCATGCAGACTGCCCGTTTTACCCTTGGTTTCAGGCTGAGGCCTGTCATTAAAACAGGCTGGGCTTAAGTAGAACTTAAGAAATTTGGAGGAATAAATATAAAATAAAAACAATAATTTGAATAAAATTTATAGAAAAATCTTTTTCTTAAGGTTCGCTTAAGTTTGGCTTGTTTTAATACGCTCAATCCAGCAGACACTGTTGGCAGATTTCAAATACACAAACATTTTTATTTTTATCCGACAAAAAAGGAAACATCATGAAATTCAGCAAAAAAGGTCTCATCATCGCCGTCGCAACCGCTCTGACCATCGGTACTGCCAGTGTCGGTGCATATGCCGCAGGGGCCATACCCGGAACCAAAGCCGCCGCTTTCTCCAGTAGCAAAATCAGTGCCGCCCAAGCTGTCGATTACGCAGTGGCCAAAATTCCGGGCCGCGCCGTCGAAGTCGATTTCCGCCACAAAAACGGCCAGAGCTACTATAAAGTAGAAATAGTTGCCGATGACCAGAAACAAGAAGTTTTCGTCGATGCAGCTAACGGGCACATCATCGAAAGCCGCCCAGACTACGACAAAAAACCGCTCCAACCGCTGCCGAACACCAATATTTCCCTGAAACAGGCGATTGCCGCAGCCAAAGCCAAAACAGGCGGCCGCGCGAAGGATGCCGATTTGAGCTATAAAAAAGGCCCGTCGGTTTATAAAGTGGAAACCGTCAACGGCATCCAAAAATACGAAGTACGCGTCGATGCCAACAGCGGTCAGGTACTGTCTTCACACATCGATTTATAAAGTAAAAACCGATTCGTGGCGACCTGTCAAAAGGTCGTCTGAAAACCCAAATCAGGTTTCAGACGACCTTTTAATATTTTGATTCTGCAAAAAACGTCCGCAAGCTGCCCAAATAGATTTAAAATCCTTATCTTTTGATGACAGAGGTCGTCTGAAAACCGTTTCGATAAATAATCAGGAGCAAAATATGCAAGCGAACACCTTAATCAAAACCCTTTCTGCTGCTGCGCTAGCCCTTGTGTTGGTAGCCTGCGGCGGTCAAAAAGACAGCGCACCTGCCGCATCCGCCGCATCGCCGGCTACCGACAACGGCGCGGCGAAAAAGGAAATCGTCTTCGGCACAACCGTCGGCGACTTTGGCGACATGGTCAAAGATCAAATCCAACCTGCACTGGAGAAAAAAGGCTACACCGTCAAACTGGTCGAGTTTACCGACTACGTCCGTCCCAACCTTGCTTTGGCTGAAGGCGAGCTGGACATCAATATTTTCCAACACAAACCTTATTTGGATGACTTTAAAAAAGAACACAAATTAGACATTACTGAGACTTTCCAAGTGCCGACTGCGCCTTTGGGCCTGTATCCGGGCAAACTGAAATCTTTGGACGAAGTCAAAGACGGCAGCAGTGTTTCCGCGCCTAACGACCCGTCCAACTTCGCCCGTGCGCTGGTGATGTTGAACGAATTGGGCTGGGTTAAGTTGAAAGACGGCGTTAATCCGCTGACTGCTTCCAAAGCAGACATCGCCGAAAATCCGAAAAACATCAAAATCGTAGAACTTGAAGCCGCGCAACTGCCACGCAGCCGCGCCGATGTTGATTTCGCCATCGTAAACGGTAACTATGCCATGAGCAGCGGT
Above is a window of Neisseria mucosa DNA encoding:
- a CDS encoding two-component system response regulator QseB (response regulator in two-component regulatory system with QseC; regulates FlhCD which is the master regulator for flagella and motility genes), which encodes MRILLVEDDPHIGDGIAAGLKKLGMVVDWFSDGAQGQSAPLAAPYDAAVLDLGLPNIDGIEILRHWRKQGLTLPVLILTARDALPDRLTGLNSGADDYLCKPFALEELEARLNALVRRSHGRSDSGLTFGSLYLDTSAQTATLGGKPLNLTAREWRLLEMLVANPKHIISRAQIEDKLYGWDQEVESNAVEVHIHNLRKKIGSSVIQTKRGLGYQLGEMP
- a CDS encoding peptidase, giving the protein MKFSKKGLIIAVATALTIGTASVGAYAAGAIPGTKAAAFSSSKISAAQAVDYAVAKIPGRAVEVDFRHKNGQSYYKVEIVADDQKQEVFVDAANGHIIESRPDYDKKPLQPLPNTNISLKQAIAAAKAKTGGRAKDADLSYKKGPSVYKVETVNGIQKYEVRVDANSGQVLSSHIDL